One window of Bos mutus isolate GX-2022 chromosome 29, NWIPB_WYAK_1.1, whole genome shotgun sequence genomic DNA carries:
- the NRGN gene encoding neurogranin, producing MDCCTESACSKPDDDILDIPLDDPGANAAAAKIQASFRGHMARKKIKSGERGRKGPGPGGPGGAGGARGGAGGGPSGD from the exons ATGGACTGCTGCACC GAGAGCGCCTGCTCGAAGCCGGACGACGACATTCTAGACATCCCTCTGGACGATCCGGGTGCCAACGCGGCCGCTGCCAAAATCCAGGCGAGTTTCCGGGGCCACATGGCAAGGAAGAAGATAAAGAGCGGAGAGCGTGGCCGGAAGGGCCCGGGCCCCGGGGGACCAGGCGGAGCTGGGGGCGCCAGGGGAGGCGCGGGCGGCGGCCCCAGCGGAGACTAG
- the VSIG2 gene encoding V-set and immunoglobulin domain-containing protein 2, with protein MMAWLPGCFLCRVLLVWVGLSAPGLAVEVTVPSEPLSAPVGKTAELTCSYSTSVGDNFALEWSFVQPGKPVSMSQPILYFTNGQLYPTGSKAERASLLQNPPTGGVATLKLTDVRPSDTGTYLCQINNPPDFYTNGLGLINLTVLVPPSRPACSQSGQTFVGGSAALRCSSSMGAPKPVYNWIRLGASPTPSPGSMVQDEVSGQLILTNLSLASSGTYRCVATNQMGSASCELTLSVTDPSKGRVAGTVIGVLLGLLFLSVAVFCLIRFQKERRKRPKETFGGSDLQEDAMAPGVSEQPLEREDSSNGLLERPSSASTVTTKSKLPMVV; from the exons ATGATGGCCTGGCTCCCGGGGTGCTTCCTCTGCAGGGTCCTGCTGGTCTGGGTCGGCTTAAGTG CCCCCGGGTTGGCTGTGGAGGTGACGGTGCCCTCCGAGCCCCTGAGCGCACCGGTGGGCAAGACTGCGGAGCTGACCTGCAGCTACAGCACCTCGGTGGGAGACAACTTTGCCCTGGAGTGGAGCTTTGTGcagcctgggaagcctgtctCCATGTCCCAACCG ATCCTGTACTTCACCAATGGCCAGCTGTATCCAACTGGTTCTAAGGCAGAGAGGGCCAGCCTGCTTCAGAACCCCCCCACAGGAGGAGTGGCCACCCTGAAACTGACCGATGTCCGCCCCTCAGACACTGGAACCTACCTCTGCCAGATTAACAATCCGCCAGATTTCTACACCAATGGGTTGGGGCTAATCAACCTTACTGTGCTGG TGCCCCCCAGTAGACCTGCATGCAGTCAGAGTGGTCAGACCTTCGTGGGGGGCTCTGCTGCGCTCAGATGCAGCTCTTCTATGGGAGCCCCCAAGCCTGTGTACAACTGGATCCGCCTTGGAGCTTCTCCTACACCTTCTCCTGGCAGCATGGTGCAAG ATGAGGTGTCTGGCCAGCTCATTCTCACCAATCTCTCCCTGGCTTCCTCGGGCACCTACCGCTGTGTGGCCACCAACCAGATGGGCAGTGCGTCCTGTGAGCTGACCCTCTCTGTGACTG ACCCTTCCAAAGGCCGAGTGGCTGGGACTGTGATTGGGGTGCTGCTGGGCCTGCTGTTCCTGTCCGTGGCTGTGTTCTGCCTGATAAGGttccagaaagaaaggaggaagaggccCAAGGAGACATTCGGGGGGAGTGACCTACA GGAGGACGCCATGGCACCGGGGGTTTCTGAGCAACCTTTGGAAAGGGAAGATTCTAGCAATGGGCTCCTGGAGAGGCCCTCCTCTGCCAGCACGGTGACGACCAAGTCAAAGCTCCCTATGGTTGTCTGA
- the ESAM gene encoding endothelial cell-selective adhesion molecule produces MISLPGSPATSLLRVLFLGLTTLASPSRAQMEVHVSASLTKLRAVEGAEVVLPAWYSLQGELSPTKPKPWEVPTVIWFFVEGKDKNMSQVLTYIGQVTTGMPRASLVHPMPSRNVSLQLRDLQEKDSGSYLCFVNLQDNQGTVKGQSSKHLELDVLVPPAPPSCHLRGVAHVGANVTLSCQSPRSKPTAQYQWVRSPPSSQVFFAPVLDAIHGSLSLKNLSTSMSGVYICKAHNEVGSAQCNVTLTVSTGPRATVVAGAVVGTMVGLGLLAGLVLLYQRRGKALEEPANDIKEDAIAPRTLLWPKGSDTISKNGTLSSVTSARALRPPQGPSRLGALTPTPSLSSQVLPSPRLPRTDGAHPQPISPGPGGVSSSALSRMGAVPVMVPAQSQAGSLV; encoded by the exons ATGATTTCCTTGCCCGGGTCTCCTGCGACCAGCTTGCTGCGGGTTTTGTTCCTGGGGCTGACTACTCTGG cgTCCCCCTCGCGGGCCCAGATGGAGGTGCACGTGTCCGCCAGCCTCACGAAGCTGCGGGCGGTGGAGGGAGCGGAAGTGGTGCTCCCAGCGTGGTACAGCCTGCAAGGGGAGCTGTCTCCGACCAAGCCCAAGCCTTGGGAGGTGCCCACCGTGATATGGTTCTTCGTAGAAGGGAAGGATAAGAATATGAGCCAG GTGTTGACATACATCGGTCAGGTCACAACGGGCATGCCTCGAGCATCCCTGGTCCACCCCATGCCCTCCCGGAACGTGTCACTGCAGCTGCGGGACCTGCAGGAGAAAGACTCCGGGTCCTACCTCTGTTTTGTGAACTTGCAAGACAATCAAGGCACTGTTAAAGGTCAAAGCAGCAAACATTTAGAGCTCGATGTGCTGG TCCCTCCAGCTCCGCCATCCTGCCATCTCCGCGGTGTGGCCCACGTGGGGGCCAACGTGACCCTGAGCTGCCAGTCCCCAAGGAGTAAGCCCACTGCCCAGTACCAGTGGGTGCGGTCACCCCCATCCTCCCAGGTTTTCTTTGCACCTGTTTTAG ATGCCATCCACGGGTCTTTAAGCCTCAAAAACCTGTCCACTTCCATGTCTGGAGTGTATATCTGCAAGGCCCACAATGAGGTGGGCAGCGCCCAGTGCAACGTGACCCTgactgtgagcacag GGCCCAGGGCTACGGTGGTTGCTGGAGCTGTCGTGGGCACCATGGTCGGACTGGGGCTGCTGGCCGGACTGGTGCTCTTGTACCAACGCCGAGGCAAGGCCCTAGAGGAGCCGGCCAATGATATCAA GGAGGACGCCATCGCTCCCCGGACGCTGCTTTGGCCCAAGGGCTCAGACACAATTTCCAAGAATGGGACCCTTTCCTCTGTTACCTCAGCGCGAGCCCTCCGGCCACCCCAGGGCCCTTCCAGGCTTGGTGCATTGACTCCCACACCCAGCCTCTCCAGTCAGGTCCTGCCCTCGCCAAGGCTGCCCAGGACAGATGGGGCCCACCCTCAGCCAATATCTCCCGGCCCTGGTGGGGTCTCTTCCTCTGCTCTGAGCCGAATGGGTGCTGTCCCTGTGATGGTTCCTGCCCAAAGTCAGGCTGGGTCTCTGGTGTGA
- the MSANTD2 gene encoding myb/SANT-like DNA-binding domain-containing protein 2 isoform X3 — protein sequence MEEYSQEDWGNHSQELHGYPTDQELDEIPVTKRTLKIKQESSEEAQKRDIMQNIVQILESVQLKWELFQSWTDFSRLHLSNKLAIFGIGYNTRWKEDIRYHYAEISSQVPLGKRLREYFNSEKPEGRIIMTRVQKMNWKNVYYKFLEITISEARCLELHMEIDWIPIAHSKPTGGNVVQYLLPGGIPKSPGLYAIGYEECIERPPSPHVERRTLDPGKEGRVDLETLSAQASLQVEIEPTRITYCYLGIAEVRTLQQCLFLHFQANTKTFSKDWVGINGFLSQNCIVDPGVSPKSIYIKFVEVERDFLSAGSLVECLEKAIGYPLKYNN from the exons ATGAAATACCTGTCACaaagagaacattaaaaataaaacaagagtcTTCTGAAGAAGCACA GAAAAGAGACATCATGCAGAATATTGTACAAATTTTGGAATCAGTACAGTTGAAATGGGAACTGTTTCAGAGCTGGACAGACTTTTCAAGGCTTCACCTTTCTAATAAACTGGCCATTTTTGGAATCGGTTACAACACCCGTTGGAAAGAGGATATCCGTTACCATTATGCTGAGATCAGCTCCCAGGTGCCCCTCGGCAAGCGACTCCGGGAGTACTTCAATTCTGAGAAGCCCGAGGGCCGGATCATCATGACCCGAGTGCAGAAAATGAACTGGAAGAATGTATACTACAAATTTCTGGAGATCACTATCAGTGAAGCTAGGTGCCTGGAGCTGCACATGGAAATTGACTGGATCCCCATCGCCCACTCCAAACCAACTGGTGGGAATGTGGTTCAGTATTTATTGCCAGGAGGCATTCCCAAAAGCCCGGGTCTCTATGCCATTGGCTATGAGGAGTGTATTGAGAGGCCTCCCTCCCCCCATGTGGAGCGACGTACCCTGGACCCCGGAAAGGAGGGCCGGGTTGACTTGGAAACCCTTTCAGCACAAGCCTCCCTGCAGGTGGAGATAGAACCCACTCGAATTACCTATTGCTACCTCGGAATTGCTGAGGTCAGGACTCTGCAGCAATGCTTGTTTTTACATTTCCAAGCAAATACCAAAACCTTCAGCAAGGATTGGGTTGGTATAAATGGGTTTTTGTCTCAGAACTGTATTGTGGATCCCGGTGTGTCCCCCAAATCCATCTACATCAAATTTGTAGAAGTTGAGAGGGATTTTCTTTCTGCTGGCTCGTTAGTTGAGTGCCTGGAAAAAGCCATCGGGTACCCTTTAAAATATAACAACTGA